The genomic stretch GTTCATCGAGGGTATTCAGGTTAACCGATAGGGCCGCCACATCCCCCTGTTTCTGGGAAAGGAAACTCATGAACTTGCCGGCAGAGAGCGGTTTATCCGAGGCGTTGGAAGCAGATGAAAACCGGGCGATATTGTCCGCCAGCAGGTTGGTTTCAAACAACACTTTGAGATTCGGGTAGGCGGCCGGCTGATAAACCCGATGGGGTGAGCGGCCGTCCAGCAGCCCCTCCGTCCCATTGGCCAGAATGACGTTGAACCCCAAGGCATCGGCTTCAAGGGCAAAATCATTGTTGTAGTTGAGCGCATGACAGTTGAGTGTACCGGGGGTTACCCCGAGCAGCGCGTGAAGTTGCTGCCGGTGCAATTTGACCTGTTCGCGGAATTCAGGCCTGGAGAAAAGGAAGGCGAGGGAATGGGCGCTTGGCTCGCAGATGAATTCCACGCAACCGGATTCGGCCAGATGTCGGAATTGGGTGAGGAGCTCCGGCTGGAACCGTTCAAAGTGGGTGAGGGCCACTCCGGACAGGAGAACGGCCAGACGGAAATCACCCCGGTATTCATTGATCTGTTTCAGCAGGATCCGGGTGGCCGGGAGGTAACATTGAGTCGCGATTTTATCCAGCTGCGCGCACGTGGCCGTCTCATCGGTGTAGTTGGTAGATTCACCGATATCAAAAAAGGAATAATGCCGCAGCCGGGGCGGTTCATGGACTTTCAGGATGAGGCAGACGGAGGGCATGATGGGGGTTAGCTGAGAAGCTTGTTGTAAATGAGTTGAATGCGCGCGGCGGCCACTTCCCACCGGATGTTTTTGAGATCCTTGCGGCCGTTACGGAGAAGTTCGTGGGACAGCACGGGGTATTTAAGGACGGCCAGGATCTTATTGGCGATATCGGCGACATCCCAGAAGTTTACGGTCAGGGCATGTGGCAGGACTTCATTGACCCCCGCCTGGTTTGAAATGATGACAGGCACATCATAAAGCATGGCCTCCAAGGGCGAGAGCCCGAACGGTTCAGAGGCGCTGGGCATGACATACAGGTCGCTCATGGCATACATCCGCTCCACATCATGGCCACCCAGGAAGCCTGTGAAATGGAAATGACGCCCGAGCCGGAGTTCCCCGACGCGCTCGATCATACGGGGAAGCATGTCGCCGGAACCGGCCATCACAAACGTGACATTGGACATTTTTTCCAGAACCCGGGCAGCGGCCTCGATGAAGAAGTCCGGCCCTTTTTGTGAAGTGATGCGCCCCAGGAACAGGACGACCTTCTCGTTACGGGGGCGGGCGACATGATAGACTTTGCCGATGTTCCGGCGGGAGACCGCATTATGAACCACACTGACCTTTTCGGGCGGAATCCCGTATTGGTCCAGGATCAGGTTGCGGGTGTAATGGCTGACCGCGATCACGTGGTCGGCCTCCTGCATCCCGAGCTTTTCAATATCGAAGATGCCCTGGTTGCGGTGGTCCCCACTGCGGTCATATTCCAGCGAATGCACATGCACCACCAGGGGTTTACCCGTGGCGCGTTTGGCCCGGATGGCGGCGGGAAAAGTCATCCAGTCATGCGCATGGATCAGGTCGAAATCATCGCCCGCCGCAAGATCCTCCCCGACCTCGCTATAGCGCGCCACTTCGGCCATGAGGTTCTGGCCATAATGGGCCGGGGGCACGATGACGCTGGGCTGGGCCGGGTGCTCAACGGCCCGTTCCGTCGCGGCGTTCAGGACGGTAAGGTATTCGGCGTCATTCAGGTATGGACGCAGAATGGAGTCGAACGGCTTGATGTTGAGGCGTTCGAAAAATTCATCCGTGGTGGGCGGGTATTCCAAGGTGGACTCAGAGGCGGCCACCAATTGCACATGCGTCTTGGTGGCGGGCCCTTCCGCACGGGGAACCACGAATACAATCTCTGCCCCGTGATGGGAGAGCGTGCGTGTAATTTCATAGCACGCTGTCCCCAAACCTCCGCTGATGTGAGGTGGAAACTCCCAGCCGAACATCAAGATTCGCATACGGGTGGATACCTCAGATGATGCAGTCGATTCTCCAGCAGCAGACCATATGGGGGCAGGCAGGGGTGCCTGTACCAAAGCAGGGGGTGTTTTTTTCAGCCGACTGGATGGCTAAAATAAGTTCTGCCTTTTTCAACTTGCCAGGGTTCACGCCCATGGCTTGGGCTTTCGCTTTGATGTCGGCCAGGTCCATGCCTGATTTTTTGACCTTGGCAGGGGCCGCCTTGGCAGGGGCTGCCGCGGGCGTGGCTTTTTTGGGCTTGCTCGCAGTGGCGACAGGGGCTTTGGCTTTGGGTTTGATGGCCGTTTTGGATTTTACCGTCTTCATCTCGTTTTTCCTTTATATAAAAATGTGCGGGCATCTTATCGGGAACAGGCGCGTCCGCAAAGCGTAAAAAGCCGGATTAATTCGGCACTGCTCCAGGCCTGGGCGGGACACCCGTTGGGGCGCTGGGGAGCGTCCCCGTCAAAAATTTCAGGGACATTGATTAATCCCCGCCCGGTCAGGCTGTAGTCCAGCAGGGGTTGCAGGCTTTGGGTTAGCTCCCGGGCCGCCTTGGCGGGGCTGCGGCTGGTTTTCAGGACCGCCTCACCGTAGTGGCCCAGCAACCAGGGCCACACGGTACCTTGATGATAACAGGCGTCGCGGGTGGGCTGGTCGCCCTCATAGCGGCCGCGGTAGGCAATATCATGCGGGGAGAGGGTTCGCAGTCCGTAGGGCGTGAATAATTCCCTCCAGACGGTTTCGACGACCCGCTTGCGCTGCGGGGCGCTCAACGGGGAGAAGGGGAGCGAGGCGGCGAAAATCTGGTTCGGGCGAATGGCTTCGTTGAGAATGCCGTCGGCAAGGGAATCGGCCAGATAGCCGGGTCCTTCCAACCAGAACGTGGCGACGAAGGCCGCCTTGAGCCGTTTGGTGAGATCTTTGGGCCAGGGGAGTTTTTCGTTGAAGTCTTTGGCGAGGGCCTCGCAAAAGACCAGGGCGTTATACCAGAGCGCATTCAGTTCAACGGCCAATCCGTAGCGGGGGGTCACCGGTTCGCCATAGGAGGTGGCATCCATCCAGGTCAGCTGGGTGTGGCGGTTGCCGGCGTGCAGGAGCCCTTCGGGCGTCATAAAGACATCATAGTGTGTGCCGGCCATGAAACGGGTGGCAATGCGTTTCAACACCGGCCAGAGGATCTCCTGAAGCGTTTTCCGGTCCTGAGTGCATTCCCGCATTTGCTGAACCGCCCAGAAGTACCACAGCGAGGCATCCACCGAATTGTAGGCGTGGTGTTCCGGGTCAGCGGCAAAGCAGTTGGGAATCAGGCCGTCCCGTTCATGCGGGGCGACCGCCTTGAGGATTTCAATTCCGAGTTCCGGCCGGCCGGAATAGAAGGTGAGGCCCGGCAGGCTGATCAGGGTATCGCGACCCCAATCATCAAACCAGGGATAGCCGGCAATGATGGTGGCCCGGGCGGTACCCGGGGTGCGGATGGTAAAGGGCAGGCCACTGCGGATGAGGGCCGGCAGGGGCTGGGTGATATCGGTGTCTCCCACGTGATGGGCAACGGCCTCGGCCGCCTGCGTAGAGGCGAGACGGCGGCGGGTTTCGGTCTCCCACAGGGCGTGCAAGTCCGGCTGGCTCGAGAGTGACGCCGAAATAATGACCCGTTGCTCAGGGTGCAGGGTGATCTCCAGGGGACCGGGGCAGAAGCAGTCCTCGTGATAATCATAACCCCGCTCCGCTTCCAGGAAGTATTCGAGATTCCGGTACCAGACGGGGCGCGAGGCAAAGGTCGGGGAGTGACTGGCCTGGATGAAGAGGGGCGGTAAGCCATCGTAGGGGTGGATCCGGATTCCGTCCGCAAGCAGGGTCGGGACGGTGTGGATATAGGCATCCTCCTGCTTCAATTCGTGATGACGGCGAAAGGCCAGTAACGGGTTCAGGCGGAGGGTGACCGGGTGCTCGGCCTGCTCCAGCTGATATTCCACCAGCACGGTGTTTTGTCCCTGCACCATCAAAATGCGTTTCCGGATCATCATCCCCTGGATCTGGTAGTGGAACACGGGCCCTTCCGCCAGATGGAATCCGATCAAACGCCGGTGTCCGTCAGGGTGCATGACGCCGGGATAGCAATTGCTCGAAAGCGCAAATTCACCCGCGTCGGTGACAATGGAGTCTTCGTATTTGGAAAGCAGGGTAAAGCGGCCCGCCGGGTCTGCCAACCCCGCGACCAGCAGGCCGTGATATTTCCGGGTATTGCAGTTATGAATGGAACTCGAGGCGTATCCCCCGAGGCCATTGGTCTCCAGCCATTCTGTGCGCAGGGCGGTGTGAAGGTCCTGGCATTGCTCATTGGTAAGGCTGGGGCCGATGGGGGTCATTGGGGCGGCGTCGCCTTTCCATACTTGGCCTGGCGTCGTTTGTGGAGCCAGGCGTAAATGGCGATGAGAAGGGCACAGCCGAGGATGACGCTGATCGTGCAGATGTGGGAATACTTCTTGATGAGATCCAGGTTCTTCCCGCACAGAAAGCCGATATAGGCCAGGATGCTGACCCAGATCGCGGAGCCGATGCCGGTATAAAGCAGAAAGTGGGACATTTTCATGCGGGTCAAGCCGGCGGGAATGGAAATGAGGTGCCGGACAACGGGAATCAACCGGCCGGTAAAGGTACTGATCTCCCCGTGCGCGTGGAAGAAACGTTCCACCATGGCGAATTTGTCAGGCGGGCAGAAAAAATATTTCCCGTATTTCAGGAAGAAAGGGCGGCCCAGCCACATGGCCACGCTGTAATTCAGCAGGGCCCCGAGCCAGCTGCCCAACACCCCGAGGAAGATGACCAGCGGCATGCTCATCGCGCCGGTTGAGACCAGGTAGCCCGCCTGGGGCATAACCAGCTCGCTGGGGATCGGAAAGACAGAACTTTCCAGTGTCATCAGAAACACGATGCCGGGATACCCCATGTGTTCAATGATGTCGACATTCAGCTGAAACAGTGACGCAAGAAATTCCATTGTTCAATCTCCTGATAAAGACGGTATTTGTGTCATAAGCGCCTCGTTGAAGGCAAGCAGAGTGATTCATAAAGTTGAATGGTTTCATCAACCGTTCTGGAAAACGGGAACTGCGCCACAATGCGTTGGCGGCCGTTCAAGCCATGCTGGTGGCGAAGGGGGCGGTCAACCGCATAGGTTTGGATGGCGTCGGCCAGGGCGCGGGCATCCCCGGGCGGGACGATCTTTCCCGTCCGGTCATGCTCAATCATTTCCACCATGCCCCCGACGGCGGACACGATGCAGGTGACCCCCATGCACATGGCTTCGATCACGGCTTTTGAAAAGCCTTCATTTTGAAGGGTCGGCATCACGAATAAATCACAGGCCCCCATCAATTGCGGGGCATCCATGCGGAAGCCCGCCAGGTGGATTCGCTCGCGTACGGGGCTGTTGCCGATCAGCTGGTTGACTTCGGCGTCTCCCGTTTGGCCTACCAGCAGCAGATGAACGGGCAAGGTCGGGGCCAGCTGGCGCAAGGCTTCGATCAACACCGGCACGCCCTTGATGGGGCGCATATTGGCAATGCAGCCAATGACCACGGCTCCGTCGGGAATGCCGAATTCCTGCAGACTGGAACGGGGGGCCGCCTTGAACCAGGACGGATCCTGGCCTTTGTAAATTTGCTTTAAGCGGGTCTGGGGGATTCCCCGGGAGCTGAGATAGCTTTGAACGGCTTTGGAAACGCAGACAATCCGATCCACGTGGGGGTTCAAGATCGCCAGGTAGGAGGAGGGATCCCAGCGCCGGAGGTGGCCCATGGTGCCACAATAGCCGATCCGTTTGACGGGGATGCCTATGGACGCAATGAGGCTGTTGGAGAGGGCGCGACTGTTGAAGGCGTGGACAATATCATAGCCGCCGGTTTTGAGCAGGTGGCGGATGGTCCGGATGGCGGCGAGATCCAGCCGGGCCTTCATTTTCTTGTGGGTCATCGGGAAGCCGGCCGCTTTGAGGGGATCAAAGTAAGGGGACGTGGTGTCGCACAGGAGGTCCACCTGAACTCCCCGGGCGGCCAATTCAGGAAAGAGGTGGGCTTCCGGGCGTTCACCGACTCCAGCTACTAGTAATACTTTCATAAGCGGGGCGCATGATAGTTCGCGAACGGGGGATTGAACAACACTATTTTCGCCGATACCTTTTTCATCTAATGGAGGGGTCCGCTCCGTCGGAACCAGTTGGATATCACCCTTTGGACGAGTGAAACCGAAAGATTAAGAATTTGAACAGAAGGCCGCAAAGCTCGCAAAGGCGGCTGTGACGAGTACGTCGCAGCCGCGGTGTTGATAAATATTGAAATTCAATGCCCTAGTGTTAGCGCCGCAGACAAAACTATTGCTCCCTTCGCGGTCTTTGTGTGCTTTCATGGCCGCCAAAGTGGCAGCGGCGTCTCGCCGCTGGAAATTAGGCCCTGGTGTGCCTTAGCGTTGACCGCCGGAATATCGAGGAGGATTGATCATATGCTAAAACCTGCAAACAGAGTTTTAGCAATAGATCAAGCAAGTCTGAATCAGGCCTGCGGACTGGCGTGTTTTCACATAGGCATCATATAGACTGAAGTACCCATGTTCCGTAAAGTAGGCATTGTTCCATCGCTGATGATCGCGTCCACGACCCCGCCCTTTCAGGTGTGCTCGCTTTCGCAGGATCGCCCTCAGCCGTCCCCTTAGCCGGTGCTTTTCGTTATCAACATTCACCCAGCACCGCCCGCGATGATATATTCAACCCCGTGATCGCTGAACAACTTGAACAAATCTCTGAAGTCTGGCTGAATTTCCATGGTATTGCCGTCGTAATACTTCGACCGTGCTCACGCGCTCATCCCGGGATTTGCCAAGCCAATAGGATAAGTCCTGGTGTGGGGACGCAGTCTTCAATCCTGATTTGCTTATAACCCTCGTAATCATGACGTTAATTTAACATGTCTGGTACATGATAAAAGACTACTTTTCAGGAAAACCGGGGACAGGTGCGTAGTCCAATCAACTCAAGACAGCAACGCTCAATCTGCCCGGATTTCCGCTTTCCCAGGAAGGCTGTGAGAGGTTTGCTGGGTTTGCGTCTCCTCAATGGAGGGCGCTGCTCTGTCAGCGCCGGTGTCGTTATAGCGGCCCATCTTGAGTCCATCCTGGACTCCGGTGTTGTTGCCTGCTTGTGTCGCCCTGATCGCTGGCGCTGACTGAGCAGCGCCCTCCATTTTGGGAGAGTAGCTATGAGGAGTTGATCCTTGCGTGGTCCGGGTTATAACCGAAAGCCCGCCTACGCGCGTACACGCGGGCCTTTCTCTTTTCGTTTCAACAATCTGACAGCTCAACAGCCGCGCCGCAGGTGCCTGTCCCAACCAATGCCGGCGGCGCTTTGGAAGGCGAGGGGAGCTATTTCGGCTTTGAAGGTCCCCACTCGGCCACCTGTCAATAAAGTAAAAAAATCCAATGACTGATCCTGTGCTAAAACCTATAAACAGAGTTTTAGCAAGTTGCGATGTAAAGATGAAAAAGGTTTAAATTGTCCATCGAAAATTCACGCGAAACACATGTAATAACCGCCGTGCTGGCGGTAGCAATGGAGGGTTCCGCTCCGTTGGAACCATGCTGAATCAGGCCTGTAAGGAACGACCCTGTGTGGATACCCTTGTAATCGTGTTTTGGTCATCCGCAGGTATTAGAAGGCCCACGCGTATGCGTTCGTGGGCCTTTTATTTCGCGGTCTTGCATTTCTTTCAAATATTTATGTGATTTGATTGTCTAATAGGTTATCAGGAATGAATATGGACGACATCGCTGACGAACAATTGCTTGAAAAGTATGTGAAATCCGGAGAATTGCGGTATTTCGATGCATTGACCCGTCGGTACGTTGGTAAGGTGAGGGCGATGATCTACCCTATGGTGCTCAACGATGCGGATGCGGACGAACTGACCCAGGACGTATTCCAGCAGGTCGTAGGCAATATTCATAGATTTAAGGGGCGGTCTGCGTTTTCGACCTGGCTATACCGTATCGCCATGAATATAGCTCACAACTTCCTGAAACGGAGGACCCGGAATCCGGTGGAACATCGTGAAAACCCACCTGATTCCCCAGGAGGCAAGAGTTGGAGTCCGACGGAAACCATCATGGGAATGGAAAGCGATGCCCGT from bacterium encodes the following:
- a CDS encoding alpha-amylase, producing MPSVCLILKVHEPPRLRHYSFFDIGESTNYTDETATCAQLDKIATQCYLPATRILLKQINEYRGDFRLAVLLSGVALTHFERFQPELLTQFRHLAESGCVEFICEPSAHSLAFLFSRPEFREQVKLHRQQLHALLGVTPGTLNCHALNYNNDFALEADALGFNVILANGTEGLLDGRSPHRVYQPAAYPNLKVLFETNLLADNIARFSSASNASDKPLSAGKFMSFLSQKQGDVAALSVNLNTLDEHPLGDAGALEFLHDFPGALLAYKGFTFETPAQTAHSTPPCGSISIPGFTSWEAAEQESHDLIGNEMQKDALHGLYLLEKEVKTHPDPAILSSWRQLQVSDHFRYMDTKQLSEPHGSAPSNPYHSPYDAYINFMNILTDFSERLSVR
- a CDS encoding glycosyltransferase family 4 protein, which codes for MRILMFGWEFPPHISGGLGTACYEITRTLSHHGAEIVFVVPRAEGPATKTHVQLVAASESTLEYPPTTDEFFERLNIKPFDSILRPYLNDAEYLTVLNAATERAVEHPAQPSVIVPPAHYGQNLMAEVARYSEVGEDLAAGDDFDLIHAHDWMTFPAAIRAKRATGKPLVVHVHSLEYDRSGDHRNQGIFDIEKLGMQEADHVIAVSHYTRNLILDQYGIPPEKVSVVHNAVSRRNIGKVYHVARPRNEKVVLFLGRITSQKGPDFFIEAAARVLEKMSNVTFVMAGSGDMLPRMIERVGELRLGRHFHFTGFLGGHDVERMYAMSDLYVMPSASEPFGLSPLEAMLYDVPVIISNQAGVNEVLPHALTVNFWDVADIANKILAVLKYPVLSHELLRNGRKDLKNIRWEVAAARIQLIYNKLLS
- a CDS encoding Rho termination factor N-terminal domain-containing protein yields the protein MKTVKSKTAIKPKAKAPVATASKPKKATPAAAPAKAAPAKVKKSGMDLADIKAKAQAMGVNPGKLKKAELILAIQSAEKNTPCFGTGTPACPHMVCCWRIDCII
- a CDS encoding amylo-alpha-1,6-glucosidase, translating into MTPIGPSLTNEQCQDLHTALRTEWLETNGLGGYASSSIHNCNTRKYHGLLVAGLADPAGRFTLLSKYEDSIVTDAGEFALSSNCYPGVMHPDGHRRLIGFHLAEGPVFHYQIQGMMIRKRILMVQGQNTVLVEYQLEQAEHPVTLRLNPLLAFRRHHELKQEDAYIHTVPTLLADGIRIHPYDGLPPLFIQASHSPTFASRPVWYRNLEYFLEAERGYDYHEDCFCPGPLEITLHPEQRVIISASLSSQPDLHALWETETRRRLASTQAAEAVAHHVGDTDITQPLPALIRSGLPFTIRTPGTARATIIAGYPWFDDWGRDTLISLPGLTFYSGRPELGIEILKAVAPHERDGLIPNCFAADPEHHAYNSVDASLWYFWAVQQMRECTQDRKTLQEILWPVLKRIATRFMAGTHYDVFMTPEGLLHAGNRHTQLTWMDATSYGEPVTPRYGLAVELNALWYNALVFCEALAKDFNEKLPWPKDLTKRLKAAFVATFWLEGPGYLADSLADGILNEAIRPNQIFAASLPFSPLSAPQRKRVVETVWRELFTPYGLRTLSPHDIAYRGRYEGDQPTRDACYHQGTVWPWLLGHYGEAVLKTSRSPAKAARELTQSLQPLLDYSLTGRGLINVPEIFDGDAPQRPNGCPAQAWSSAELIRLFTLCGRACSR
- a CDS encoding DedA family protein, whose product is MEFLASLFQLNVDIIEHMGYPGIVFLMTLESSVFPIPSELVMPQAGYLVSTGAMSMPLVIFLGVLGSWLGALLNYSVAMWLGRPFFLKYGKYFFCPPDKFAMVERFFHAHGEISTFTGRLIPVVRHLISIPAGLTRMKMSHFLLYTGIGSAIWVSILAYIGFLCGKNLDLIKKYSHICTISVILGCALLIAIYAWLHKRRQAKYGKATPPQ
- a CDS encoding glycosyltransferase family 4 protein, which translates into the protein MKVLLVAGVGERPEAHLFPELAARGVQVDLLCDTTSPYFDPLKAAGFPMTHKKMKARLDLAAIRTIRHLLKTGGYDIVHAFNSRALSNSLIASIGIPVKRIGYCGTMGHLRRWDPSSYLAILNPHVDRIVCVSKAVQSYLSSRGIPQTRLKQIYKGQDPSWFKAAPRSSLQEFGIPDGAVVIGCIANMRPIKGVPVLIEALRQLAPTLPVHLLLVGQTGDAEVNQLIGNSPVRERIHLAGFRMDAPQLMGACDLFVMPTLQNEGFSKAVIEAMCMGVTCIVSAVGGMVEMIEHDRTGKIVPPGDARALADAIQTYAVDRPLRHQHGLNGRQRIVAQFPFSRTVDETIQLYESLCLPSTRRL
- a CDS encoding RNA polymerase sigma factor, with the protein product MDDIADEQLLEKYVKSGELRYFDALTRRYVGKVRAMIYPMVLNDADADELTQDVFQQVVGNIHRFKGRSAFSTWLYRIAMNIAHNFLKRRTRNPVEHRENPPDSPGGKSWSPTETIMGMESDARVTKALESLSPPLRAAIALTAIQGFSIKEAAQVDHCLMATMYWRVHHARKLLRKMLSEEDGIHEI